A single genomic interval of Rosistilla ulvae harbors:
- a CDS encoding arylsulfatase: protein MSSLRAQASDRPNVIVILTDDQGWGDLSVNGNTNLNTPNIDSLARDGASFDRFYVCPVCSPTRAEFLTGRYHARSGVYSTSAGGERMNLDERTIAETFRDGGYATGAFGKWHNGMQYPYHPNGRGFDEYYGFCSGHWGDYFSPPLDHNGLIVQGEGFCIDDFTNKAIAFMESSVKQNKPFFTYVPFNTPHAPMQVPDPYWDRFKDKPLAMRYRDPKKEDVDFTRAALAMCENIDDNVGKMLAKLDQWQIADNTIVIYFCDNGPNSWRWNAGMKGRKGATDEGGVRSPLFIRWPKNIPAGKQVTEIAAAIDLLPTLAALTGQKVGGSKPLDGRSLAPLLTGDAADWPDRKIVSHWKNRVSVRNQRFRLDNRGELFEIATDPEQRVNVAEKFPEVMADLKAEAESFKTNVAAGYDDDQRLFPIGHADYRYTQVPARDATYNGEIQRSNRYPNCSYLTNWTRTDEFISWDATVGASGTYEVQLHYTCPAEDIGSTIELSFGDSKLTCKLTEAHDPPLRGFENDRVKRPESYVKDFKVVTLGRIELAEGPGQLQLKALEIPGDQVMDFRLLFFTKIQ, encoded by the coding sequence ATGTCGTCACTTCGGGCCCAGGCAAGCGACCGACCCAACGTCATTGTCATACTGACCGATGACCAAGGTTGGGGCGATCTTAGCGTCAATGGGAACACCAACCTAAACACTCCCAACATCGACAGCTTGGCGCGCGATGGGGCCAGTTTCGATCGCTTCTACGTCTGCCCCGTCTGTTCGCCAACGCGAGCCGAATTTCTGACGGGGCGTTATCACGCGCGAAGCGGTGTCTACAGCACGTCGGCTGGTGGCGAGCGTATGAATCTCGATGAGCGAACGATCGCGGAGACCTTCCGCGACGGAGGCTACGCCACCGGGGCGTTTGGCAAATGGCACAACGGGATGCAGTATCCGTATCATCCCAATGGCCGCGGATTCGATGAGTACTACGGTTTTTGCAGCGGTCACTGGGGCGACTACTTCAGCCCGCCATTGGACCACAACGGACTGATCGTTCAAGGCGAAGGCTTCTGTATCGACGACTTCACCAACAAAGCGATCGCGTTCATGGAATCCAGCGTCAAGCAGAACAAACCGTTTTTCACCTACGTGCCGTTCAATACGCCGCACGCCCCGATGCAGGTTCCCGATCCGTATTGGGATCGCTTCAAAGACAAGCCGCTGGCGATGCGTTATCGCGATCCGAAAAAGGAAGATGTCGATTTCACCCGCGCCGCCTTGGCGATGTGCGAAAACATCGACGACAACGTCGGAAAGATGTTGGCCAAGCTGGACCAGTGGCAGATCGCCGACAATACGATCGTGATCTATTTCTGCGACAACGGCCCCAACAGCTGGCGTTGGAATGCAGGGATGAAGGGACGCAAGGGAGCGACCGACGAGGGAGGCGTCCGGTCGCCGCTGTTTATCCGCTGGCCCAAAAACATTCCGGCAGGGAAACAGGTTACCGAAATCGCCGCGGCGATCGATCTGCTGCCGACGCTGGCCGCTTTAACTGGACAAAAGGTTGGCGGTTCAAAGCCGTTGGACGGACGTTCACTCGCACCGTTGCTGACCGGCGACGCCGCCGACTGGCCCGATCGCAAGATCGTCTCGCACTGGAAGAACCGAGTCAGCGTTCGCAATCAACGGTTCCGATTGGACAATCGAGGCGAGCTGTTTGAAATCGCAACCGATCCGGAGCAACGCGTCAACGTCGCGGAAAAGTTCCCCGAGGTCATGGCGGACCTGAAAGCGGAAGCCGAATCGTTTAAGACGAATGTCGCGGCCGGCTACGACGACGACCAACGCCTCTTCCCGATCGGGCACGCCGATTACCGGTACACTCAAGTCCCCGCCCGCGATGCGACCTACAACGGCGAGATTCAACGGTCCAATCGCTATCCGAACTGCTCGTATCTGACGAACTGGACCCGCACCGATGAATTCATCTCGTGGGATGCGACCGTTGGCGCAAGCGGCACCTACGAGGTGCAACTGCACTACACCTGCCCCGCCGAAGACATCGGTTCGACGATCGAGTTGTCGTTTGGCGACAGCAAACTGACTTGCAAGTTGACCGAAGCTCACGATCCACCGCTGCGTGGATTCGAGAACGACCGCGTCAAACGCCCCGAATCGTACGTCAAAGATTTTAAAGTCGTCACGCTGGGGCGGATCGAATTAGCCGAGGGTCCCGGCCAATTGCAATTGAAGGCGTTGGAGATCCCCGGCGATCAAGTGATGGATTTCCGCCTGCTGTTCTTCACCAAGATTCAATGA
- a CDS encoding DUF58 domain-containing protein, producing the protein MHKSPHKGFSVEFKEHRQYVHGDEIRTIDWKLFAKTDRLYIREYEEETNLRCNILLDKSGSMGYCGSRSGGVSKHDYAVRLAACLGHLMLAQQDAVGLIHFDDAVRRIIPPRSKPTHLTAIVNELSGLKAEHETELASVFHQLVPKIPRRGLLVIISDLFGNIDELMKALAHFRHAKHEIVIFQIWDPDELDFPFRQWTQFQSLEQKSHRRLIDPAHLRKAYLKNLETFREALTAGCHRNRIDLVPVVTDQPYAEALASYLATRRRLR; encoded by the coding sequence TTGCATAAATCGCCTCACAAAGGCTTCAGCGTCGAATTCAAAGAGCACCGGCAATACGTCCATGGCGACGAGATTCGCACGATCGATTGGAAGCTGTTTGCCAAAACCGATCGTTTGTATATTCGCGAGTACGAGGAGGAGACGAACCTTCGCTGCAACATCCTGCTCGATAAAAGCGGTTCGATGGGCTACTGCGGCTCCCGCTCCGGCGGCGTCAGCAAACACGACTACGCCGTTCGGCTTGCCGCTTGCCTTGGGCATCTGATGCTCGCTCAACAGGATGCCGTGGGGCTTATCCATTTTGACGATGCGGTCCGACGGATCATCCCGCCACGCTCCAAGCCGACGCATCTGACGGCGATTGTTAACGAATTGAGTGGCCTGAAAGCGGAACACGAAACCGAACTGGCCAGCGTTTTTCATCAACTGGTCCCCAAGATTCCGCGGCGCGGGCTGCTGGTGATCATCTCCGATCTGTTCGGCAATATCGACGAACTGATGAAGGCGTTGGCTCATTTTCGACACGCCAAGCACGAGATCGTGATCTTCCAAATCTGGGATCCCGACGAACTGGACTTTCCCTTCCGACAGTGGACTCAGTTTCAATCGCTGGAACAGAAATCCCATCGCCGGCTGATCGATCCTGCGCATCTGCGGAAGGCCTATCTGAAAAATCTGGAGACGTTTCGCGAAGCCTTAACCGCCGGATGCCATCGCAATCGCATCGACTTGGTCCCCGTCGTCACCGATCAACCGTACGCCGAAGCGTTGGCATCGTATCTGGCGACAAGGAGGCGGCTGCGATGA
- a CDS encoding SLC13 family permease — MTTDIWIVTCILLATIIAFVLDRFRMDLVAFVSLLALLLTGILSPAEATAGFSNSLVLMIAGLFVVGGAILESGVADVAGRWLGRLGGTSTTRLTVAVMLASALLSAFLSSTGTVAVMLPVVLSLCRRAEVSPSKLLIPLAFSASLGGMLTLIGTPPNMVVNQELRGAGLETFQFFSFAPAGLLMLALGIVFMCTLGTRLLPAQATTAADAGRNQGLVSRPELIHSYGVDGQICEIRIPRGSNFAERTLRDLGLRSTFHINVLAVSTPDKNRSRVRSAIVRKCSPETLLRVGDTLFIKSANEEAIAKLIREGLVEMVTTSASLPNVVHLAELIVPPRSTFVARTVRDLDFFRVYGAVVLALRKGNQPVSTRTSDTPLHPGDTLLVAANASALKRLGKSRNDVLLVSEQSEEGDAPLKPVAYWVIGILIGMLIAMSTGLSENVTAVLVAATLMVIAGAFRGTNAYQSINWQSIVLIASVMPLATALDKTGAFDLVVDAIVESPGLTSPWILLLLLFLVTSVLSQAISNTATSVLIAPLALELAAQLDVSPYPLLMGVALAASTAFSTPVASPINALVAGAGSYRFGDFLRVGVPLQLLILIATIAIVPLLFPFSP, encoded by the coding sequence ATGACTACTGACATCTGGATAGTGACGTGTATTCTGCTGGCGACGATCATTGCATTTGTGCTCGACCGTTTCCGGATGGACTTGGTTGCCTTTGTTTCGCTGTTGGCGCTTCTGCTCACGGGCATCCTTTCACCAGCGGAAGCAACAGCGGGGTTTTCAAACTCGCTGGTCCTAATGATCGCGGGACTCTTCGTGGTGGGGGGAGCGATCCTGGAGTCTGGCGTCGCCGATGTCGCGGGCAGGTGGTTAGGCCGACTTGGCGGTACTTCCACGACCCGGCTAACGGTCGCCGTGATGCTAGCCAGCGCGTTGCTTTCGGCATTTCTCAGTTCGACCGGGACAGTCGCGGTGATGTTGCCCGTTGTCCTCAGTCTCTGTCGCCGCGCCGAAGTTTCGCCGTCCAAGTTGCTGATCCCTTTGGCGTTTTCCGCTTCGCTGGGAGGCATGCTGACGCTGATCGGTACACCGCCGAACATGGTCGTCAATCAGGAACTACGCGGCGCGGGACTGGAGACCTTTCAATTCTTTTCATTTGCCCCTGCCGGGCTTCTAATGCTGGCTCTCGGCATTGTTTTTATGTGTACCCTCGGCACGCGTTTGCTGCCAGCGCAAGCGACCACTGCCGCAGACGCTGGCCGAAATCAAGGTCTCGTGTCGCGTCCGGAACTCATTCACAGTTACGGCGTCGACGGTCAGATTTGCGAAATCCGTATCCCACGCGGATCGAACTTCGCCGAGCGCACGCTGCGCGATCTTGGCCTCCGTAGCACCTTTCATATTAACGTGCTGGCCGTTTCCACGCCCGACAAGAATCGCTCCCGTGTGCGGTCGGCGATTGTACGCAAATGCTCTCCTGAAACGCTTCTCCGTGTTGGCGATACGCTGTTCATCAAGTCGGCGAACGAGGAAGCCATCGCGAAACTGATCCGCGAAGGGCTGGTCGAGATGGTGACCACGTCGGCGAGCTTGCCAAACGTCGTCCATCTAGCTGAACTCATCGTTCCGCCGCGTTCAACATTTGTCGCCCGGACCGTACGGGATTTGGATTTCTTTCGTGTGTATGGGGCGGTGGTGCTGGCGCTACGCAAAGGAAACCAACCCGTCAGCACTCGGACATCGGACACGCCGCTGCATCCTGGTGACACGTTGCTGGTCGCGGCCAATGCGAGTGCGTTGAAGCGGCTTGGGAAATCGCGAAACGATGTTTTGCTGGTCAGCGAGCAATCCGAAGAAGGAGACGCGCCGCTCAAGCCGGTTGCCTACTGGGTCATCGGCATCCTGATTGGAATGCTGATTGCGATGAGTACCGGCCTCTCGGAAAACGTAACCGCCGTGCTTGTGGCTGCTACTTTGATGGTGATTGCTGGAGCGTTTCGGGGAACCAATGCTTACCAGAGCATCAACTGGCAGAGCATTGTGCTGATTGCGTCCGTCATGCCGCTTGCGACCGCGCTGGATAAGACGGGGGCATTCGATTTGGTGGTGGACGCGATTGTGGAGAGTCCTGGCCTGACGAGTCCGTGGATACTTCTGTTGTTGCTCTTCTTGGTGACTTCGGTTTTAAGTCAAGCGATCTCCAATACCGCAACCAGTGTCCTGATCGCACCGCTTGCACTCGAACTCGCCGCGCAGCTTGACGTCTCGCCCTATCCATTGCTGATGGGTGTCGCGCTAGCGGCGTCGACGGCATTTTCCACGCCCGTTGCATCGCCGATCAACGCTCTGGTCGCTGGTGCAGGGAGCTATCGATTTGGAGACTTCTTGAGAGTTGGCGTCCCGCTTCAACTGCTGATTCTCATTGCGACAATCGCCATTGTGCCGTTGCTTTTTCCGTTTAGTCCATGA
- a CDS encoding BatA domain-containing protein — protein MSFLNIALLGGIAAFAIPLIIHLLNRSKFKTLDWGAMHLLDSVVASNSRRIRLEQLLLLLIRCAIPALLAFCLARPVLTQWQSLPGDAPASTVILLDNSYSMDAMGESGTRIAEATNDTQRIVDSIGKGSDTSLILTGGVPAPLFDTPVFDTQAITDQLSFLDTGRGATSLSQTLELGASLVSGMASSRRNLILISDFQQADVDALTDSQIAKFREQIAGQAVPPSITLIPRRGDRTENLAIDDVELSTTALGVGQQLKVRVRIKNYGSLDVSEARLQFAVDDRLVGVTELAVAGDATAQALFVHKFEKPGSHVLKFDVDARDDLKTDNQYVAVVDVIDSIEVLMIDGAPSREPMRGETDFLSVALTPFSLGRMQLADLVETKIVSVNEIDDDTLRWARVVIMANVAKVDDGRLTKLQEFVQRGGGLIVFAGNNVNVDWYNRTFYEQRGLFPLPIEGIGGGVDKSDAGARIVAQYFDHPALQIFNSGKSGSDELAQADIAQWYVLGKPTDTSANRIQAVSNKAKSANAKDDPLASVLIRLDSGDPLFVEKPVGKGYVLACATTADADWTNLPLRPVYLPLIQQLVTSIATRGVPASNLAAGETLVALYESSAADTTQVLSLPGNKQRSLRPVVEEHRSVIRYPGTTQPGVYTLTQPDASPRHFAVETDRSESNLTSIDDERLQELADALGAEVVADGDAYVALDASRRHGREVWRWALLGLLGLLFVELFFQQRFSRVRG, from the coding sequence ATGAGCTTTTTAAACATCGCCCTGTTAGGTGGAATCGCTGCCTTTGCGATCCCTCTGATCATCCATCTACTCAACCGCAGCAAATTCAAGACGCTCGATTGGGGCGCGATGCATCTGTTGGATTCAGTCGTCGCCAGCAACAGCCGGCGAATCCGGTTGGAGCAGTTGTTGTTGCTGTTGATCCGTTGTGCGATCCCCGCGTTGTTGGCGTTTTGCCTGGCACGCCCCGTCCTGACGCAGTGGCAATCGTTGCCCGGCGATGCTCCCGCGTCGACCGTGATCCTGTTGGATAACAGCTATTCGATGGATGCGATGGGTGAATCGGGAACCCGCATCGCTGAAGCGACCAACGATACCCAGCGGATTGTCGACAGCATCGGCAAAGGGTCGGACACCTCGTTGATTTTGACCGGCGGCGTCCCGGCACCGCTGTTCGACACGCCGGTTTTTGACACGCAAGCGATCACCGACCAACTGAGCTTCCTCGATACCGGCCGCGGGGCGACGTCGCTGTCGCAAACATTGGAACTCGGCGCGTCGCTGGTTTCCGGGATGGCCAGTTCTCGACGCAATTTGATTTTGATCAGCGACTTCCAGCAGGCCGACGTCGATGCGTTGACCGATTCGCAGATTGCGAAGTTCCGCGAGCAAATCGCCGGGCAAGCCGTTCCGCCATCGATCACGTTGATCCCACGTCGTGGCGACCGGACGGAGAACCTGGCAATCGACGACGTCGAACTCTCCACCACGGCCCTGGGCGTCGGACAACAGCTCAAGGTCCGCGTGCGGATCAAGAACTACGGCTCGCTGGATGTTTCTGAAGCCCGACTTCAATTTGCGGTCGACGATCGTTTGGTTGGGGTTACGGAATTGGCAGTCGCTGGCGATGCGACGGCCCAAGCGCTGTTCGTCCACAAATTTGAAAAGCCCGGCTCGCACGTCTTGAAGTTCGATGTCGACGCGAGGGACGATCTGAAGACCGACAACCAATACGTCGCGGTCGTCGATGTGATCGACAGCATCGAAGTCTTGATGATCGACGGCGCTCCCAGCCGCGAACCGATGCGTGGGGAAACCGACTTCCTGTCGGTCGCGCTGACCCCGTTTTCGTTGGGGCGGATGCAGTTGGCCGATCTTGTCGAAACGAAGATCGTCAGCGTCAACGAAATCGATGACGACACGTTGCGTTGGGCACGCGTGGTGATCATGGCCAACGTTGCCAAAGTCGACGACGGCCGCTTGACCAAGCTGCAAGAATTTGTCCAGCGTGGAGGCGGACTGATCGTCTTTGCCGGCAACAACGTGAACGTCGATTGGTACAACCGCACGTTCTACGAACAGCGCGGACTGTTCCCGTTGCCGATCGAAGGGATTGGTGGTGGAGTCGACAAAAGCGATGCGGGAGCGCGGATCGTCGCGCAATATTTCGATCACCCCGCGTTGCAAATTTTTAACAGCGGCAAATCGGGCAGCGACGAACTGGCACAAGCTGACATCGCCCAGTGGTATGTGTTGGGCAAACCGACCGACACGTCGGCCAATCGCATCCAAGCGGTATCGAACAAAGCTAAATCTGCAAACGCGAAAGACGATCCGTTGGCATCGGTCTTGATTCGGTTGGACAGCGGCGACCCGTTGTTCGTCGAAAAGCCGGTCGGCAAGGGATATGTCTTGGCTTGTGCGACCACGGCCGATGCCGATTGGACCAACCTTCCACTGCGGCCCGTCTACCTGCCGCTGATCCAACAATTGGTCACGTCGATCGCCACGCGAGGCGTCCCCGCGTCGAACCTCGCTGCGGGAGAAACCTTGGTTGCGTTGTATGAATCGTCGGCTGCCGATACGACGCAAGTCCTCTCCTTGCCCGGCAATAAGCAGCGGTCGCTGCGTCCGGTGGTGGAAGAGCATCGTTCGGTGATCCGTTATCCCGGCACAACGCAGCCCGGCGTCTACACTTTGACCCAGCCCGACGCCTCGCCACGCCACTTTGCCGTCGAAACCGATCGCAGCGAATCGAACCTCACGTCGATCGATGACGAACGGTTGCAGGAACTTGCCGACGCTTTGGGGGCCGAAGTCGTCGCCGATGGCGATGCGTACGTCGCATTGGATGCCAGCCGCCGCCACGGCCGTGAAGTCTGGCGGTGGGCGCTGCTGGGATTGTTAGGGCTACTGTTTGTAGAACTCTTTTTCCAACAACGGTTTTCAAGAGTTCGCGGATGA
- a CDS encoding catalase, giving the protein MKKHDSKPTTTDAGCPVASDEHSLTVGPNGPILLHDHYLIEQMANFNRERIPERQPHAKGSGAFGHFEVTHDVSAYTKAAVFQPGTKTDTLIRFSTVAGERGSPDTWRDPRGFSVKFYTSEGNYDMVGNNTPVFFLRDPMKFQHFIRSQKRRADNGLRDHDMQWDFWSLSPESAHQVTWLMGDRGIPKTWRNMNGYSSHTYMWVNASGERYWVKYHFKTDQGVDFLTQDDADRLAGADGDYHRRDLFDAIKRGEHPSWTLKMQIMPFEEAKTYRINPFDLTKVWPHDDYPLHEVGRLTLNRNPTDFHTEIEQAAFEPNNLVPGIGISPDKMLLGRMFAYADAHRHRLGVNYKQIPVNAPQCPVFSYSKDGQGRTQNVSDPVYAPNSKGGPAADCERYPEDTTWAADGEFTRAAYTLRKDDDDFSQAGTLVREVMDDASRDRLVSNVVGHLKAGVTDPVLERAFTYWRNVDEEIGNRIANGVKGS; this is encoded by the coding sequence ATGAAAAAGCACGACTCGAAGCCGACTACAACGGATGCGGGCTGCCCCGTCGCAAGCGACGAGCACTCGTTGACTGTCGGACCCAATGGCCCAATTTTGCTGCACGACCATTATTTGATCGAGCAGATGGCCAACTTCAATCGTGAACGCATTCCCGAACGACAACCGCACGCGAAAGGTTCCGGGGCGTTTGGGCATTTTGAAGTGACCCACGATGTCAGTGCCTACACCAAGGCGGCGGTGTTCCAACCGGGGACGAAGACCGACACGTTGATTCGGTTCTCCACTGTGGCCGGCGAACGTGGGAGCCCCGACACCTGGCGTGACCCGCGCGGCTTTTCGGTGAAGTTCTACACCAGCGAAGGCAATTACGACATGGTCGGGAATAACACGCCCGTCTTCTTCCTTCGCGATCCGATGAAATTCCAGCACTTCATCCGTTCGCAAAAACGACGCGCTGACAACGGTCTGCGCGACCACGATATGCAATGGGATTTCTGGTCATTGTCGCCCGAGTCGGCTCATCAAGTCACATGGCTGATGGGCGATCGCGGAATCCCCAAGACCTGGCGAAACATGAACGGCTACTCCAGCCACACCTACATGTGGGTCAACGCTTCCGGAGAACGCTACTGGGTCAAGTATCATTTCAAAACCGACCAAGGAGTCGACTTTCTCACCCAAGACGATGCCGATCGATTGGCAGGAGCTGATGGCGATTATCACCGACGCGATCTGTTTGACGCCATCAAGCGAGGAGAGCATCCGAGTTGGACACTGAAGATGCAGATCATGCCGTTCGAGGAGGCCAAGACCTATCGGATCAACCCTTTCGATTTGACCAAAGTTTGGCCGCATGACGACTATCCGCTTCACGAAGTCGGTCGTCTGACCTTGAATCGCAACCCGACCGACTTCCATACGGAGATCGAGCAGGCTGCATTCGAGCCGAACAATCTTGTGCCGGGGATCGGCATCAGCCCAGACAAAATGTTGCTTGGCCGCATGTTTGCTTACGCCGATGCCCACCGGCATCGACTCGGCGTGAACTACAAACAGATTCCCGTCAACGCTCCGCAATGTCCGGTGTTCAGCTACAGCAAGGATGGACAAGGTCGAACGCAAAACGTCTCGGATCCGGTTTACGCACCGAACTCGAAAGGTGGTCCGGCGGCGGATTGCGAGCGCTATCCCGAGGATACAACCTGGGCCGCCGACGGCGAGTTTACCCGCGCGGCCTATACGCTGCGAAAGGACGACGATGACTTTAGTCAGGCTGGCACGCTCGTTCGAGAGGTGATGGATGACGCATCGCGCGATCGATTGGTTTCCAATGTGGTTGGCCATCTGAAGGCGGGCGTTACGGATCCGGTACTCGAACGTGCGTTCACCTACTGGCGAAACGTGGACGAAGAGATTGGCAATCGCATCGCAAACGGAGTCAAAGGATCCTGA